A DNA window from Helianthus annuus cultivar XRQ/B chromosome 15, HanXRQr2.0-SUNRISE, whole genome shotgun sequence contains the following coding sequences:
- the LOC110884689 gene encoding probable histone H2B.3, protein MAPKAAEKKPAEKKPAEEKAPAEKKPKAGKKLPKEGGADKKKKRTKKSVETYKIYIFKVLKQVHPDIGISSKAMGIMNSFINDIFEKLAQESSRLARYNKKPTITSREIQTAVRLVLPGELAKHAVSEGTKAVTKFTSS, encoded by the coding sequence aTGGCACCAAAGGCCGCAGAGAAGAAACCCGCCGAGAAGAAGCCAGCGGAAGAGAAAGCACCGGCGGAGAAGAAGCCAAAGGCCGGCAAGAAACTGCCCAAGGAAGGCGGAGCcgataagaagaagaagagaacGAAGAAGAGCGTAGAGACGTACAAGATCTACATCTTCAAGGTGTTGAAACAGGTGCATCCTGACATCGGGATCTCTAGCAAGGCGATGGGAATCATGAACAGTTTCATCAATGATATATTTGAGAAACTTGCTCAGGAGAGTTCCAGGCTTGCTAGGTACAACAAGAAGCCCACCATCACCTCACGTGAGATTCAGACTGCCGTACGCCTTGTTCTTCCCGGTGAGTTGGCCAAACATGCCGTTTCCGAAGGCACAAAGGCTGTCACCAAATTTACCAGCTCTTAA